The following proteins are encoded in a genomic region of Cydia fagiglandana chromosome 26, ilCydFagi1.1, whole genome shotgun sequence:
- the LOC134677654 gene encoding M-phase inducer phosphatase 2-like: MWGESSQSCENNCQCSGLITDTFTINSGNSATKRRRDEARLTSFKYKMTPHSLNLSPRSPTPPKRRLGSKENCSPNIGLSYENRIESRDFSLTPKPFKSQHTYENQKSPFNPTPRKALEELQNSPFNPTPRKVLGELQNQKSSFNLTPRKVLGELQNFSPTPAPKDLSSLTRSPLFKLLDTPVFESPVSSQRSFKKISRIFEERSRFKMESERFEEETRAPFQFEQENWTATKLDFTDVLQMSFKEDFKTEDTFVPEKEELDAEFDTLHDLEEEFDNDTFDQCNKYEIISTDSPDIISRGRNPSNRKINGSFVFGAPLADTEQSTSFNRPARALNFEDSFEFPSPVIKKSSSSGSVKKSLKFSETPTKDSMKRIYTSESTTSMESGFVSEFDDQLLDIEESNSPKVANFDNLLSGQIKNNVISNVKQPLYRSKSFNPAQSKARVSLLSILESPQKRSQKRTEPAEGGESKRRKCEEVRPVLQRCFSENNASIMSALDRSDVNPDLIGDFSQPFALPLTRGNHSDLKSISCDTLAGLIRGDFENVTEFQVIDCRYPYEFEGGHIAGAQNLYTPTQILSLVQGPRPQGKVLVFHCEFSLERGPKLSRFLRSSDREKNKENYPSLHYPEVYLLHEGYRAFYQRHPDLCSPAGYTAMLDPKHRDLLRQHRSVQQPSSSTHHRRNRLLF; the protein is encoded by the exons GCTCATCACAGACACATTCACGATCAACAGCGGCAACAGCGCCACCAAGCGGCGGCGCGATGAGGCGCGGCTGACCAGCTTCAAGTACAAGATGACGCCGCACAGCCTCAACCTCTCACCCAGGTCCCCGACGCCGCCCAAACGGAGGCTGGGCTCCAAGGAGAACTGCTCACCTAATATTG GACTCTCATACGAGAACAGGATAGAATCAAGAGACTTCTCACTCACCCCGAAACCTTTCAAAAGCCAACACACATATGAGAACCAAAAGTCACCGTTCAATCCAACACCAAGAAAA GCTCTCGAAGAACTCCAGAACTCCCCGTTCAATCCGACCCCAAGAAAAGTCCTCGGAGAACTTCAGAACCAAAAGTCTTCATTCAATCTGACACCAAGGAAGGTTCTCGGTGAACTACAGAACTTCTCACCGACTCCGGCACCGAAAGACTTAAGCTCTCTGACCCGCTCTCCGCTCTTTAAGCTGCTAGATACACCGGTGTTCGAGTCTCCGGTGAGCAGCCAGCGGTCCTTCAAGAAGATCAGCAGGATCTTCGAGGAGCGGAGTCGGTTTAAAATGGAGAGTGAGAGGTTTGAAGAGGAGACTAGGGCTCCGTTTCAGTTTGAGCAAGAGAACTGGACTGCTACTAAG TTGGATTTCACCGACGTCCTCCAAATGTCATTCAAAGAAGATTTTAAGACTGAAGACACTTTCGTCCCAGAAAAAGAAGAATTAGACGCAGAATTCGATACCCTCCACGACTTAGAGGAAGAATTTGATAATGACACATTCGATCAATGCAACAAGTATGAAATCATCTCCACTGATAGCCCGGATATCATATCTAGAGGCCGGAATCCTTCAAACAGAAAAATTAATGGAAGCTTCGTCTTCGGAGCACCTTTAGCGGACACCGAACAGTCAACTTCCTTCAACCGCCCAGCGAGAGCCTTAAACTTTGAGGACAGCTTCGAATTCCCTTCTCCGGTCATCAAGAAAAGCTCAAGCTCGGGCTCGGTCAAAAAATCACTCAAATTCAGCGAGACGCCAACGAAGGACTCGATGAAGCGGATATACACTTCGGAAAGCACTACTTCGATGGAAAGCGGTTTTGTATCCGAGTTCGACGACCAACTTTTAGATATCGAAGAATCGAATTCTCCTAAAGTAGCTAATTTTGATAATTTGCTATCGGGACAGATTAAGAATAATGTTATAAGTAATGTTAAGCAGCCGTTGTATAGGAGTAAAAGTTTTAACCCGGCCCAGAGTAAAGCGAGGGTGTCTCTGCTGTCGATATTGGAGTCTCCGCAGAAGAGGAGTCAGAAGAGGACGGAGCCGGCGGAGGGGGGGGAGAGTAAGAGGAGGAAGTGTGAGGAGGTCAGGCCTGTGCTGCAGCGGTGCTTCTCCGAGAATAATGCTTCGATTATGTCGGCTTTGGACCGAT CGGATGTGAACCCGGACCTGATCGGAGACTTCAGTCAGCCGTTCGCTCTGCCGCTGACCAGAGGCAACCACTCGGACCTGAAGAGCATCTCATGCGACACCCTGGCCGGCCTCATACGGGGTGACTTTGAGAATGTCACCGAATTCCAG gTGATCGACTGCCGCTACCCCTACGAGTTCGAAGGCGGCCACATCGCCGGGGCACAGAACCTGTACACCCCCACCCAGATCCTGTCCCTCGTCCAAGGACCGAGGCCGCAGGGCAAGGTGCTGGTCTTCCACTGCGAGTTCTCCCTGGAGAGAGGACCTAAGCT CTCTCGCTTTCTCCGCTCCTCCGACCGCGAGAAGAACAAGGAGAACTACCCCTCCCTCCACTACCCCGAGGTCTACCTCCTCCACGAGGGCTACCGCGCCTTCTACCAGCGACATCCGGACCTCTGCTCGCCGGCCGGATACACCGCCATGTTGGATCCGAAACACAGGGACCTGCTGAGGCAGCACCGCTCTGTGCAGCAGCCATCGTCTTCTACGCATCATAGGAGGAATCGGCTGCTGTTTTAG